A window from Bosea sp. ANAM02 encodes these proteins:
- a CDS encoding methyltransferase, which translates to MSESGPDSGLGEIVEDRLLDGRLHLLQPRKGHRAGSDAILLAAALPALGQGALLDIGAGVGTVGLTVALIQPELRVTLLERDPELAALAVRNAGLNGMADRVTALAGDVTARASVLSGLGLAAASFDAVAMNPPFYPPGGSRASPVPNRKAAHVAEGALAPWLRTARRLLRPGGHLALIHRGEALPEVLAGLETGFGAVAVRPVHAFADRPAIRVIVTAVLNSRKPAALLPAFVINGPDGKLTPASDAVHRGRERLASDYQ; encoded by the coding sequence ATGAGTGAGAGCGGACCGGATTCCGGCCTGGGCGAGATCGTCGAGGACCGCCTGCTCGACGGCCGGTTGCACCTGCTCCAGCCGCGCAAGGGCCATCGCGCCGGCAGCGACGCGATCCTGCTGGCGGCTGCCCTGCCGGCCTTGGGGCAGGGCGCCTTGCTCGATATCGGGGCCGGCGTCGGCACGGTGGGCCTCACGGTGGCGCTGATCCAGCCAGAACTGCGCGTCACGCTGCTGGAGCGCGATCCAGAACTGGCGGCCCTTGCCGTGCGCAATGCCGGGCTGAACGGAATGGCGGATCGCGTCACGGCCCTGGCCGGCGATGTCACGGCCCGGGCGTCGGTGCTGTCGGGCCTGGGGCTCGCCGCGGCGTCCTTCGATGCCGTCGCGATGAATCCACCCTTCTATCCGCCGGGCGGCAGCCGGGCCTCGCCGGTGCCCAACCGCAAGGCGGCCCATGTCGCCGAGGGCGCGCTCGCGCCCTGGCTGCGCACGGCCCGGCGCCTGCTCCGGCCGGGCGGGCATCTCGCGCTGATCCATCGCGGCGAGGCGCTGCCCGAGGTGCTGGCCGGTCTCGAAACCGGCTTCGGCGCGGTCGCGGTCAGGCCCGTCCATGCCTTCGCCGACAGGCCGGCGATCCGCGTCATCGTCACGGCGGTCCTCAACAGCAGAAAGCCGGCAGCTCTGCTGCCGGCTTTCGTGATCAACGGCCCCGACGGCAAGCTGACGCCCGCGAGCGATGCCGTGCATCGCGGCCGCGAACGCCTCGCGTCCGATTACCAGTAG
- a CDS encoding 4-(cytidine 5'-diphospho)-2-C-methyl-D-erythritol kinase, with protein MPPPLTTRARAKVNLDLRVLGRRADGYHELESLVAFAGVGDVLSLDPGAPLSLTVAGPRSDGLAVDDGNLVLRAARGLAAARPGLRTGRFYLVKRLPLASGIGGGSADAAAALRLLARLNDIAPADPLLREVAAGIGADVPVCLDSRARLMAGIGEKLGPMLRLPPLFAVLVNPGVAVETVAVFRALDLKAGEVLSQAHGAKLKAPASAAELLGYLASTTNDLAASARHVAPVIDEVLDRLSALPGCRLARMSGSGATCFALFDDCAGSAAAAKSLRRERPGWWIRPTLLR; from the coding sequence ATGCCTCCGCCGCTGACGACGCGCGCCCGCGCCAAGGTCAATCTAGACCTGCGCGTGCTCGGCCGGCGCGCCGACGGCTATCACGAGCTGGAAAGCCTCGTCGCCTTCGCCGGCGTGGGCGATGTGCTGTCGCTCGATCCCGGCGCGCCGCTTTCCCTAACGGTTGCAGGACCTCGCTCCGACGGGCTCGCGGTCGATGATGGCAACCTCGTCCTGCGCGCCGCCCGTGGGCTGGCTGCCGCCCGTCCCGGGCTACGCACCGGGCGTTTCTATCTCGTCAAGCGCCTGCCGCTCGCATCGGGCATCGGCGGCGGCTCGGCCGATGCGGCTGCGGCACTGCGCCTGCTGGCGCGGCTGAACGACATCGCACCGGCCGATCCTCTGCTGCGGGAGGTCGCTGCCGGCATTGGCGCAGACGTTCCGGTCTGTCTCGATTCGCGCGCGCGCCTCATGGCCGGGATCGGCGAGAAGCTAGGCCCGATGCTGCGGCTGCCGCCGCTCTTCGCCGTGCTGGTCAATCCGGGCGTGGCTGTCGAGACGGTCGCGGTGTTCCGCGCGCTGGATCTCAAGGCCGGCGAGGTGCTGTCGCAAGCGCACGGGGCGAAGCTTAAGGCGCCGGCATCGGCTGCGGAGCTGCTTGGCTATCTCGCGTCGACCACGAACGATCTCGCCGCGTCGGCCCGGCATGTCGCGCCGGTGATCGACGAGGTTCTGGATCGACTCTCGGCGCTGCCGGGTTGCCGGCTGGCGCGGATGTCCGGCTCCGGCGCGACCTGCTTCGCGCTGTTCGATGATTGCGCGGGCAGCGCCGCCGCGGCGAAATCATTGCGGCGCGAGCGGCCGGGCTGGTGGATCAGGCCGACGCTGCTGCGCTGA
- a CDS encoding DUF2007 domain-containing protein, which yields MHELMRTNDLILLGAVEALLASANLDCLIADQHISSLEGMIGAFPRRLLVREADRKRARALLIEAGYGAELRDE from the coding sequence ATGCACGAACTCATGCGCACCAACGACCTTATCCTGCTCGGCGCCGTCGAGGCCCTGCTGGCCTCCGCCAATCTCGATTGCCTGATCGCCGACCAGCATATCAGCTCCCTGGAAGGCATGATCGGCGCCTTCCCGCGCCGCCTGCTGGTGCGCGAGGCCGATCGCAAGCGCGCACGGGCGCTCCTGATCGAGGCCGGCTACGGGGCCGAACTGCGCGATGAGTGA
- a CDS encoding tetratricopeptide repeat protein — translation MTLLKKVRASGTAAALSLLMFLPAVAAAQGATQPRSADSLEPGDSLEGNYLAAIVAGASRDLGAASVYLREAIKEDPQNNDLTERAFVAFLADGAMPDAFRAADKLIHQDPSNGLAQLVIGIRSIKQKSYQTARRHLQRGGRGRAADITATLLTAWSYLGSGNSRRAIDTLERLKGEPSYNLFRDYHAGLILDAAGRKADAEKRLKSAYEAEKTTLRLVDLWARFQARKGDFEGAAETYAGFDRLLPNHPIIREGMALVGKKDAPPRQITTPQQGAAEVLYGLASAGNRQGDEAAALLYLRMAIYLDPGHDLAILTLGDILERARQPEDAVAVYEKMPASSPLRPNAEIQAGLALENLGKPEEAVKHLDKVIAERPDDVDALSALGNIYRSRKQFAEAAATYDKAIAKLASPGRANWDLFYFRGIARERTNRWPEAEADLRKALELLPDPLGRERALVLNYLGYSLVDKHLKLDEALDMLRRAVELRPRDGYIIDSLGWAYYRLGRYEDASREIERAAELRPSDPVINDHLGDVYWRTGRQLEAKFQWNHARDLKPEPDDLAKILRKIERGLEEPSANAVEETKKDGG, via the coding sequence GTGACATTATTGAAGAAGGTGCGTGCCTCCGGCACGGCTGCTGCGTTGTCCTTGCTGATGTTCCTGCCCGCCGTGGCCGCCGCCCAGGGCGCGACGCAGCCGCGCTCGGCCGATTCGCTGGAGCCTGGCGACAGTCTGGAAGGCAATTATCTCGCGGCCATCGTCGCCGGCGCCTCGCGCGATCTGGGCGCAGCCTCCGTCTACCTGCGCGAGGCGATCAAGGAAGACCCGCAGAACAACGACCTGACCGAACGCGCCTTCGTCGCCTTCCTGGCCGACGGCGCCATGCCGGACGCCTTCCGCGCCGCCGACAAGCTCATCCACCAGGATCCGAGCAACGGCCTTGCCCAGCTCGTCATCGGCATCCGCTCGATCAAGCAGAAGAGCTACCAGACCGCGCGCAGGCATCTGCAGCGCGGGGGCAGGGGACGCGCGGCCGATATCACCGCGACGCTGCTGACCGCCTGGTCCTATCTCGGCTCGGGCAATTCCCGCCGCGCGATCGACACGCTGGAGCGCCTGAAGGGCGAGCCCTCCTACAATCTCTTCCGCGACTATCACGCCGGCCTGATCCTCGATGCCGCCGGCCGCAAGGCCGATGCCGAGAAGCGGCTGAAATCCGCTTATGAAGCCGAGAAGACCACGCTCCGGCTGGTCGATCTCTGGGCGCGCTTCCAGGCCCGTAAGGGCGATTTCGAGGGCGCCGCCGAAACCTATGCCGGCTTCGATCGCCTGCTGCCGAATCATCCGATCATCCGCGAGGGCATGGCCCTTGTCGGCAAGAAGGATGCGCCGCCGCGCCAGATCACGACGCCGCAGCAGGGCGCGGCCGAAGTGCTTTACGGGCTCGCCAGCGCCGGCAACCGCCAGGGCGACGAAGCCGCGGCGCTGCTCTATCTGCGCATGGCGATCTATCTCGACCCCGGCCATGACCTCGCCATCCTCACGCTCGGCGACATCCTCGAACGCGCCCGCCAGCCGGAGGACGCCGTTGCCGTCTACGAAAAGATGCCGGCCTCCTCGCCGTTGCGTCCGAATGCAGAGATCCAGGCCGGTCTCGCGCTGGAGAATCTCGGCAAGCCCGAAGAGGCGGTGAAGCATCTCGACAAGGTCATCGCGGAACGTCCCGACGATGTCGACGCGCTCTCCGCCCTCGGCAACATCTATCGCTCGCGCAAGCAGTTCGCCGAGGCGGCCGCGACCTATGACAAGGCCATCGCCAAGCTGGCGTCGCCGGGCCGCGCCAACTGGGACCTGTTCTATTTCCGCGGAATCGCCCGCGAGCGCACCAACCGCTGGCCCGAGGCCGAGGCCGATCTGCGCAAGGCGCTGGAACTGCTCCCCGATCCGCTCGGTCGCGAGCGCGCGCTGGTGCTGAACTATCTCGGCTATTCGCTGGTGGACAAGCATCTCAAGCTCGACGAGGCGCTCGACATGCTGCGCCGTGCCGTCGAGCTCAGGCCGCGCGACGGTTACATCATCGATTCGCTGGGCTGGGCCTATTATCGTCTCGGCCGCTATGAGGACGCCTCGCGCGAGATCGAGCGCGCGGCGGAACTGCGTCCCTCCGATCCGGTGATCAACGACCATCTCGGCGACGTCTACTGGCGCACCGGCCGCCAGCTCGAGGCGAAGTTCCAGTGGAACCATGCCCGTGATCTCAAGCCCGAGCCCGACGATCTCGCCAAGATCCTGCGCAAGATCGAGCGAGGGCTTGAGGAGCCCTCGGCCAATGCCGTCGAGGAAACCAAGAAGGATGGCGGCTGA
- a CDS encoding polyprenyl synthetase family protein: MGVVVSLEERESNQASIEPLVALTRADMERVNAMIISRTGSDVTMIPEVANHLISSGGKRLRPMLTLAMADLCGYQGEGHVKLAASVEFMHTATLLHDDVVDESDMRRGKLAARMLWGNEASVLVGDFLLGQAFKMMVEVGSLRALDILSTAASVIAEGEVLQLSVAKNTETTEDEYLSVIRGKTAELFAAACEVGPVIAGSSKADAAACRSYGLNLGIAFQLIDDALDYGGVAAKLGKNTGDDFREGKITLPVVLSFRRGDEAERAFWKRTLQDGEIRDGDLEEAQGIMRRHKALDDTIARAEHYARMAKDALGLFPASPMKQALNAAVDFCVARAH; the protein is encoded by the coding sequence GTGGGCGTCGTCGTCTCCCTCGAGGAACGGGAATCGAATCAGGCCAGCATCGAGCCGCTGGTCGCGTTGACGCGCGCCGATATGGAGCGGGTCAACGCGATGATCATCTCGCGCACCGGCTCCGACGTGACGATGATCCCGGAGGTCGCCAATCACCTGATCTCCTCGGGCGGGAAGCGCCTGCGGCCGATGCTGACGCTCGCGATGGCCGATCTCTGCGGCTACCAGGGAGAAGGTCATGTGAAACTCGCGGCCTCCGTCGAGTTCATGCATACCGCGACCCTGCTGCATGACGACGTCGTCGACGAGAGCGACATGCGCCGCGGCAAGCTCGCCGCCCGCATGCTCTGGGGCAACGAGGCGAGCGTGCTGGTCGGCGATTTCCTGCTCGGCCAGGCCTTCAAGATGATGGTCGAAGTCGGCTCGCTGAGGGCGCTCGATATCCTGTCGACGGCGGCTTCCGTAATCGCGGAGGGCGAAGTGCTGCAGCTCTCGGTCGCCAAGAACACGGAGACGACCGAGGACGAATATCTCTCCGTGATCCGCGGCAAGACGGCGGAGCTCTTCGCCGCAGCCTGCGAGGTTGGGCCCGTGATCGCCGGCTCTTCCAAGGCCGATGCTGCCGCCTGCCGCAGCTACGGCCTCAATCTCGGCATCGCCTTCCAGCTCATCGACGACGCGCTCGACTATGGCGGCGTCGCGGCCAAGCTCGGCAAGAACACCGGCGACGATTTCCGCGAGGGCAAGATCACCCTGCCCGTCGTGCTGTCGTTCAGGCGCGGCGACGAGGCCGAGCGCGCCTTCTGGAAGCGCACGCTGCAGGATGGCGAAATCCGCGACGGCGATCTCGAAGAGGCTCAAGGCATCATGCGCCGTCACAAGGCGCTCGACGACACGATCGCCCGCGCCGAGCATTATGCGCGGATGGCCAAGGATGCGCTCGGCCTGTTCCCGGCCTCGCCGATGAAGCAGGCCCTCAACGCCGCCGTCGATTTCTGCGTGGCGCGGGCGCATTGA